The Lucilia cuprina isolate Lc7/37 chromosome 5, ASM2204524v1, whole genome shotgun sequence genome includes a window with the following:
- the LOC111674972 gene encoding cyclic AMP response element-binding protein A: METFYEADLKDIWDSDLDPTDSLKLSTDSDMHDWFLERDVKDAAVILNDKLISDALLNGTLPIKSEHSYSLNSDGDSLPDSPHSLHTKMDDMEDECYPAISLKTATSNIRSLSTATIDPRCLTITTCSPMASTSTSLASSSSASMSGLNLHPLVSTAASTITSQSNPILSSTNSSHSSNLYAGLCKIATTTPITLNLRQLDTCQTLNTSTDAKLLVKQQQQQQLPALHTTNTQQQFQMHQQQHQHQQQQQYLPHDDLVNMMDDCASSVSSREGSQSPDICSDIEIDESCIKNEPMSPDSSCPSSPEGGDESATNNNSNGTLSLTMANMAAFTNSDLVFEHKDGCLQLTPSSQSLLKSQPFILSSNAHNVIIPKITIKSEGNVTNTATFVTATPSVTKTNATSYGLPLTPPSSHSSDGSEGNLTPEHMLSPQSPTSSSTSAAAANNNNTTINSNVRSSSQPTSGVLTVTSIRRNTNSSASSTTSSTSSNVSMGRHASAGGGSTRQPIHTPLISSQPKGSTGTLLLTEEEKRTLLAEGYPIPQKLPLTKAEEKSLKKIRRKIKNKISAQESRRKKKEYMDQLERKVDILVNENNDYKKRVKNLEDSNASLLSQLHKLQALVNKQNLKKS, encoded by the exons acCGATTCATTGAAATTGTCAACTGATAGCGATATGCACGATTGGTTTTTAGAACGAGATGTCAAAGATGCTGCAGTTATACTCAATGACAAATTAATATCGGATGCTCTATTGAATGGCACACTACCAATTAAATCGGAACACTCCTACAGTCTTAATAGCGATGGAGATTCTCTGCCAGATTCACCACACAGTCTCCATACTAAAATGGATG acATGGAAGATGAATGCTATCCCGCCATTTCGCTGAAAACTGCTACCAGCAATATAAGGTCTCTTAGCACAGCCACCATAGATCCAAGATGTCTAACAATTACCACCTGCTCACCAATGGCCAGCACCTCAACATCGTTGGCCTCTTCTTCGTCAGCAAGTATGTCGGGATTGAATTTGCATCCTTTGGTTTCAACGGCAGCTTCTACCATAACCAGTCAATCAAATCCTATCTTGTCCTCAACAAACAGTAGCCATTCCTCAAATTTATATGCTGGTCTGTGTAAAATAGCCACTACCACACCCATAACGCTTAATTTGCGTCAATTGGACACATGTCAAACATTGAACACCTCCACAGATGCCAAATTGTTGgtgaaacaacagcaacaacaacagttacCCGCCTTACATACAACAAACACACAACAGCAGTTTCAAATGCACCAACAGCAGCATCAAcaccagcaacagcaacaatatcTACCTCATGATGATTTAGTTAATATGATGGATGACTGTGCCTCTAGTGTTTCCTCCAGGGAGGGCAGTCAATCACCTGATATTTGCTCAGACATAGAAATCGATGAATCCTGCATTAAAAATGAACCCATGTCACCCGATTCTAGCTGTCCCTCTAGTCCTGAGGGAGGCGATGAGTCAGCCACTAACAACAACTCGAATGGCACTCTTAGTCTAACCATGGCCAATATGGCCGCTTTCACAAATTCCGATCTTGTATTTGAACACaag GATGGCTGCCTGCAATTAACTCCCTCTTCACAAAGCCTGCTCAAGTCACAACCCTTTATCTTAAGCTCAAATGCCCACAATGTCATTATACCCAAAATCACAATTAAATCCGAGGGTAATGTAACAAATACCGCTACATTTGTAACCGCTACACCCtccgtaacaaaaacaaatgccaCCTCATATGGTTTGCCCTTAACCCCGCCTTCTTCGCACTCCAGTGATGGTTCCGAGGGTAATCTCACACCTGAACATATGCTATCACCACAATCGCCTACCTCTTCTTCAACATCCGCCGCCGccgccaacaacaacaacaccaccatCAACAGCAATGTGAGGTCAAGTTCGCAACCAACCAGCGGTGTTTTGACAGTTACCTCCATTAGGCGTAATACCAACAGCTCTGCCTCGTCGACTACCTCCAGCACAAGTTCCAACGTTAGTATGGGACGTCATGCAAGTGCTGGTGGTGGTTCTACCCGCCAGCCTATACATACACCCCTGATTAGCTCACAGCCA AAGGGTTCTACAGGAACTTTACTTTTGACAGAGGAAGAGAAACGTACTCTGTTGGCTGAGGGCTATCCCATACCACAAAAGCTACCATTAACCAAAGCTGAGGAAAAGTCATTGAAGAAAATCagaagaaaaatcaaaaataag ATTTCCGCCCAAGAAAGTAGGCGTAAGAAAAAAGAATATATGGACCAATTAGAACGTAAAGTTGATATTTTAGTTAATGAAAATAACGACTATAAGAAACGTGTCAAAAATCTTGAAGATTCCAATGCCAGCCTACTAAGTCAATTGCACAAATTACAGGCTTtggtaaacaaacaaaacctcAAGAAGTCTTAA